One region of Thermodesulfovibrio thiophilus DSM 17215 genomic DNA includes:
- a CDS encoding sulfurtransferase TusA family protein, producing the protein MADRFLDFSGLRCPLPILKLSSLYSQLKQGEVIDIVSDCPTFEKDIKAWCLKLGKTILNIERFGNKIKVTIRI; encoded by the coding sequence TTGGCTGATAGGTTCTTAGATTTTTCAGGACTTAGATGCCCCTTGCCAATTCTTAAATTAAGCAGTCTTTATTCACAGCTTAAGCAGGGCGAAGTTATTGATATAGTTAGTGATTGTCCAACTTTCGAAAAAGATATAAAGGCCTGGTGTTTAAAACTTGGTAAAACTATCCTGAATATTGAAAGATTTGGGAATAAAATAAAGGTAACAATACGGATTTAG
- a CDS encoding HypC/HybG/HupF family hydrogenase formation chaperone: MCLAVPSKIIELDGYMATVDVMGLKKQISLMLLPEEPKIGDYVLVHAGFAINKMDPPEAEEALKIFQKIFQEMEEQERVG, encoded by the coding sequence ATGTGTCTTGCAGTCCCTTCAAAAATCATAGAGCTTGATGGCTACATGGCAACAGTGGATGTAATGGGGTTGAAAAAGCAGATTTCTCTTATGTTATTGCCTGAGGAACCAAAGATCGGAGATTATGTTTTGGTTCACGCAGGATTTGCAATAAACAAAATGGATCCACCTGAGGCAGAAGAAGCACTAAAGATATTCCAGAAGATATTCCAGGAGATGGAGGAACAGGAAAGGGTTGGCTGA
- a CDS encoding HyaD/HybD family hydrogenase maturation endopeptidase: MKIGIIGVGNILMKDEGAGPKVTEILKENYKFEPEIELIDGGTLGLDLLPYIEKFDKIIIVDVVDFHKEPGFIKILKEDEIPPYLKTKLSIHHVGVQDLLDVARFMDVMPEELILVGIQPETIDVGLDLSDTIAGKLNKLIEEILKIIESWGVKCVLQSLQKS, encoded by the coding sequence ATGAAAATAGGCATTATCGGTGTTGGAAATATACTCATGAAAGATGAAGGAGCTGGCCCAAAAGTTACTGAAATTTTAAAAGAGAACTATAAATTTGAACCAGAAATCGAGCTTATTGATGGAGGTACTCTAGGTCTTGATCTACTGCCTTATATAGAAAAATTCGATAAGATTATTATTGTTGATGTAGTTGATTTTCATAAAGAACCGGGTTTTATAAAAATTTTAAAGGAGGACGAAATCCCTCCATATTTAAAAACAAAACTTTCAATTCATCATGTAGGAGTACAGGACCTTTTAGATGTTGCTCGTTTTATGGATGTAATGCCTGAAGAATTGATCCTCGTGGGGATTCAGCCTGAAACTATCGATGTCGGACTTGACCTTTCTGACACTATAGCTGGTAAACTAAATAAATTAATTGAGGAAATTTTAAAAATAATTGAAAGCTGGGGTGTAAAATGTGTCTTGCAGTCCCTTCAAAAATCATAG